One stretch of Streptomyces peucetius DNA includes these proteins:
- the efp gene encoding elongation factor P has protein sequence MASTNDLKNGMVLKLDGGQLWSVVEFQHVKPGKGPAFVRTKLKNVLSGKVVDKTFNAGVKVETATVDRRDMQFSYMDGEYFVFMDMQTYDQLMVDRKQVGDAANFLVEGFTASVAQHEGEVLYVELPAAVELTIQHTEPGVQGDRSTGGSKPATLETGYEIQVPLFITTGEKIKVDTRSGDYLGRVNS, from the coding sequence GTGGCTTCCACGAACGACCTCAAGAACGGCATGGTGCTCAAGCTCGACGGAGGCCAGCTCTGGTCCGTCGTCGAGTTCCAGCACGTCAAGCCCGGCAAGGGCCCTGCCTTCGTGCGCACCAAGCTCAAGAACGTGCTCTCCGGCAAGGTCGTCGACAAGACCTTCAACGCCGGCGTGAAGGTCGAGACGGCCACCGTCGACCGGCGCGACATGCAGTTCTCGTACATGGACGGCGAGTACTTCGTCTTCATGGACATGCAGACGTACGACCAGCTGATGGTCGACCGCAAGCAGGTCGGCGACGCCGCGAACTTCCTCGTCGAGGGCTTCACCGCCAGCGTCGCCCAGCACGAGGGCGAGGTGCTCTACGTGGAGCTGCCGGCCGCCGTCGAGCTGACCATCCAGCACACCGAGCCCGGCGTGCAGGGTGACCGTTCCACCGGTGGCTCCAAGCCGGCCACCCTCGAGACCGGCTACGAGATCCAGGTCCCGCTCTTCATCACGACGGGCGAGAAGATCAAGGTCGACACCCGTTCCGGCGACTACCTCGGCCGGGTGAACAGCTAA
- a CDS encoding aminopeptidase P family protein — MSEVYGVRRGLLRDRCAATGSAAALISRPANVRYLAGGAPPGAVLLLGPDDDVLLCPRTPAAGDPADGRPDDGLRLVVLPTSAGDAAVAAAELARTDGVESLAVEEHHLTVARHRALGSVAPRLRLADLGLAVEQQRIVKDEDEIACLRIAAEITDQALGELLESILVGRTERHLALELERRLVDHGADGPAFATSVATGPNSGRVDHRPGDRRVEEGDFLSVCLGANYRGYRCEIGRTFVIGTSPAGWQIELYDLVFAAQRAGREALVPGTAYREVDHAARQILDAAGHGEELARRTGHGVGLEIDEDPQLAPAAMGKLDACVPVTVEPGVHLPGRGGVRIDDTLVVRQEADGGPELLTITTKELLAL, encoded by the coding sequence ATGTCTGAGGTGTATGGCGTCCGCCGCGGCCTACTGCGGGACCGCTGTGCCGCGACCGGCAGCGCGGCAGCCCTGATCTCCCGGCCCGCCAACGTCCGCTATCTCGCGGGCGGCGCCCCGCCCGGCGCCGTACTGCTCCTCGGGCCCGACGACGACGTGCTGCTCTGCCCCCGCACGCCCGCCGCCGGCGACCCCGCCGACGGCCGGCCGGACGACGGGCTGCGGCTCGTCGTACTGCCGACGTCCGCGGGCGACGCCGCGGTCGCGGCCGCGGAGCTGGCACGCACGGACGGTGTGGAGTCGCTCGCGGTCGAGGAGCACCATCTGACCGTCGCCAGACACCGCGCGCTCGGCTCCGTCGCACCCCGCCTGCGCCTCGCCGATCTGGGGCTCGCGGTCGAGCAGCAGCGGATCGTCAAGGACGAGGACGAGATCGCCTGTCTGCGGATCGCGGCCGAGATCACCGACCAGGCCCTCGGCGAGCTGCTGGAGTCCATCCTGGTGGGCCGCACCGAGCGGCATCTCGCCCTCGAGCTGGAGCGCCGGCTCGTCGACCACGGCGCCGACGGCCCCGCGTTCGCGACCTCCGTCGCCACCGGTCCCAACTCGGGCCGCGTGGACCACCGTCCGGGCGACCGCCGGGTCGAGGAGGGGGATTTCCTCTCCGTGTGCCTCGGCGCGAACTACCGCGGCTACCGCTGCGAGATCGGCCGGACCTTTGTGATCGGCACGTCCCCGGCCGGCTGGCAGATCGAGCTGTACGATCTCGTCTTCGCCGCTCAGCGGGCCGGCCGGGAGGCCCTGGTGCCCGGGACCGCGTACCGGGAGGTCGATCACGCGGCCCGGCAGATCCTGGACGCCGCGGGCCACGGGGAGGAGCTCGCGCGGCGTACGGGCCACGGTGTCGGGCTCGAAATCGACGAGGACCCGCAGCTCGCCCCTGCGGCCATGGGTAAACTGGACGCTTGTGTGCCGGTCACCGTCGAACCGGGGGTCCACCTCCCGGGCCGGGGCGGGGTCCGGATCGATGACACGCTCGTCGTGCGCCAGGAGGCGGACGGCGGACCCGAGCTACTCACCATCACGACCAAGGAGCTGCTCGCGCTGTAG
- a CDS encoding ATP-binding protein, with product MQDAVGAPLPPPHGPGQGPAGWIHSAQHPGPGPGLPPGPPPPPAAPAGPPPPSAPPGAPAGPPPPGWTGPAPSQQPPRESTGHVQLPPGGPVPIPAPPPADSGTGAAMLAVLLIGPAGAGKTTVARHWANNRRVPTAHISLDDVREWVCSGFADPQSGWNDNSEAQYRLARRTCGFAARNFLANGISCILDDAVFPDRPAVGLGGWKRHVGPGLLPVVLLPGLEIVLERNAERSGNRRLSDEEVAGIHGRMAGWYGSGLPIIDNSKYDVETTARVLDDVLARAIASPPSW from the coding sequence ATGCAGGACGCAGTGGGGGCTCCGCTGCCGCCGCCCCACGGACCGGGGCAGGGACCGGCCGGATGGATACACAGCGCACAGCACCCGGGCCCCGGCCCGGGTCTGCCCCCGGGGCCGCCACCGCCGCCCGCGGCCCCGGCCGGTCCCCCACCGCCCTCCGCGCCGCCCGGGGCCCCCGCAGGGCCGCCGCCTCCCGGCTGGACCGGACCGGCGCCGTCGCAGCAGCCTCCGCGTGAGTCGACCGGCCACGTCCAGCTCCCGCCCGGCGGGCCCGTTCCCATACCCGCCCCGCCCCCGGCGGACAGCGGCACGGGCGCGGCCATGCTGGCCGTGCTGCTCATCGGCCCGGCCGGAGCGGGCAAGACCACGGTGGCACGCCACTGGGCCAACAACCGCCGGGTGCCCACGGCGCACATCAGCCTCGACGACGTACGCGAATGGGTCTGCTCTGGCTTCGCCGATCCCCAGTCGGGCTGGAACGACAACTCCGAGGCCCAGTACCGCCTCGCCCGCCGCACCTGCGGCTTCGCCGCCCGCAACTTCCTGGCGAACGGCATCTCCTGCATCCTCGACGACGCCGTCTTTCCCGACCGCCCCGCCGTCGGCCTCGGCGGCTGGAAGCGCCACGTCGGCCCCGGTCTGCTGCCCGTGGTGCTCCTGCCCGGCCTCGAGATCGTCCTCGAGCGCAACGCGGAGCGCAGCGGCAACCGCCGCCTGTCCGACGAGGAGGTCGCCGGCATCCACGGCCGGATGGCCGGGTGGTACGGATCGGGCCTGCCGATCATCGACAACTCGAAGTACGACGTGGAGACGACGGCGCGGGTGCTGGACGACGTCCTGGCACGGGCGATCGCGAGCCCGCCGAGCTGGTAG
- a CDS encoding type II 3-dehydroquinate dehydratase: MSRRVLVLNGPNLGRLGSREPDVYGATSYAGLVDTCRALGKELGFDVDVRETNDEGEMIRWLHEAADGSIPVVLNPGAFTHYSYGMRDAAAQRTAPLIEVHISNPYTRETFRHTSVVAAVASGTVAGFGIGSYRLALRALAEELGG; the protein is encoded by the coding sequence ATGAGCCGCCGGGTGCTGGTGCTCAACGGGCCGAACCTCGGACGCCTGGGCTCCCGTGAGCCCGACGTCTACGGAGCGACCTCCTACGCCGGTCTGGTCGACACCTGCCGGGCGCTGGGCAAGGAGCTCGGCTTCGACGTGGACGTCCGGGAGACGAACGACGAGGGGGAGATGATCCGCTGGCTGCACGAGGCGGCGGACGGTTCGATTCCGGTCGTTCTCAATCCCGGTGCCTTCACGCACTACTCGTACGGGATGCGCGACGCCGCCGCCCAGCGCACCGCCCCGCTCATCGAGGTCCACATCTCGAACCCGTACACCCGCGAGACCTTCCGCCACACGTCGGTCGTCGCGGCGGTGGCCAGCGGCACGGTCGCCGGCTTCGGCATCGGCTCCTACCGGCTCGCGCTGCGCGCGCTGGCGGAGGAGCTCGGCGGCTGA
- the aroB gene encoding 3-dehydroquinate synthase: MTDQAMTRIQVGGTAGSDPYEVLVGRQLLGELPGLIGTRAQRVAVIHPEALAETGEALRADLAGQGYEAVAIQVPNAEEAKTAEVAAYCWKALGQTGFTRTDVVVGVGGGATTDLAGFVAATWLRGVRWIAVPTTVLGMVDAAVGGKTGINTAEGKNLVGAFHPPAGVLCDLAALDSLPVNDYVSGMAEIIKAGFIADPVILDLVEADPQGARTPAGPHTAELIVRSIQVKADVVSSDLKESGLREILNYGHTLAHAIEKNERYKWRHGAAVSVGMVFAAELGRLAGRLDDATADRHRAVLESVGLPLTYRGDQWPKLLETMKVDKKSRGNVLRFIVLDGLGKPTVLEGPDPAVLLAAYGEVSA; encoded by the coding sequence ATGACTGACCAGGCAATGACCCGTATCCAGGTCGGCGGCACGGCCGGCTCCGACCCGTACGAGGTACTGGTCGGCCGGCAGCTGCTCGGCGAACTGCCGGGCCTGATCGGGACGAGGGCCCAGCGGGTGGCCGTCATCCACCCGGAGGCGCTCGCGGAGACCGGTGAGGCGCTGCGCGCGGACCTCGCCGGCCAGGGCTACGAGGCCGTCGCGATCCAGGTGCCGAACGCGGAGGAGGCCAAGACCGCCGAGGTCGCGGCCTACTGCTGGAAGGCGCTCGGCCAGACCGGGTTCACCCGCACCGACGTCGTCGTCGGCGTCGGCGGCGGCGCCACGACCGATCTCGCGGGTTTCGTCGCGGCGACCTGGCTGCGCGGCGTGCGCTGGATCGCCGTGCCCACCACCGTGCTCGGCATGGTCGACGCCGCCGTCGGCGGCAAGACCGGCATCAACACCGCGGAGGGCAAGAACCTCGTCGGCGCCTTCCACCCGCCGGCCGGTGTGCTGTGCGACCTCGCCGCGCTGGACTCGCTGCCGGTCAACGACTACGTCAGCGGCATGGCGGAGATCATCAAGGCCGGCTTCATCGCCGACCCGGTCATCCTCGACCTCGTCGAGGCCGACCCGCAGGGCGCCCGTACGCCCGCGGGGCCGCACACCGCGGAGCTGATCGTGCGCTCCATCCAGGTGAAGGCCGACGTCGTCTCCAGCGACCTCAAGGAGTCCGGCCTCCGCGAGATCCTCAACTACGGGCACACCCTCGCCCACGCCATCGAGAAGAACGAGCGCTACAAGTGGCGGCACGGCGCGGCCGTCTCCGTCGGCATGGTCTTCGCCGCCGAACTCGGCCGCTTGGCGGGACGGCTGGACGACGCCACCGCCGACCGCCACCGCGCCGTGCTGGAGTCCGTCGGACTGCCGCTCACCTACCGGGGCGACCAGTGGCCCAAGCTGCTCGAGACCATGAAGGTCGACAAGAAGTCCCGCGGCAACGTGCTGCGCTTCATCGTCCTCGACGGCCTCGGCAAGCCGACCGTGCTGGAGGGCCCCGACCCTGCGGTGCTGCTGGCGGCCTACGGCGAGGTCTCCGCATGA
- a CDS encoding shikimate kinase produces MGSGKSTVGELLADRLGVAFRDTDADIVAAEGREISDIFVEEGEAHFRALERAAVRTAVAEHTGVLALGGGAILDDGTRALLAGLPVAYLSMEVEEAVKRVGLNTARPLLAVNPRRQWRELMDARRHLYTDVARVVVATDDRTPEEVAQAVLDALELKDA; encoded by the coding sequence ATGGGCTCGGGCAAGTCCACGGTCGGCGAACTGCTCGCCGACCGGCTGGGCGTGGCCTTCCGGGACACCGACGCCGACATCGTCGCCGCAGAGGGACGCGAGATCTCCGACATCTTCGTCGAGGAGGGGGAGGCCCACTTCCGCGCCCTCGAACGTGCGGCCGTGCGGACGGCCGTCGCCGAGCACACGGGCGTACTCGCCCTCGGCGGCGGCGCGATCCTCGACGACGGCACGCGTGCACTGCTCGCGGGCCTGCCCGTCGCCTACCTCTCGATGGAGGTGGAGGAGGCGGTGAAGCGCGTCGGCCTCAACACCGCCAGGCCGCTGCTCGCCGTCAACCCGCGCCGCCAGTGGCGCGAGCTGATGGACGCCCGCCGCCACCTGTACACCGACGTCGCCCGCGTGGTCGTGGCCACCGACGACCGCACCCCCGAAGAGGTCGCGCAGGCGGTCCTCGACGCACTGGAGCTGAAGGACGCATGA
- the aroC gene encoding chorismate synthase, translating into MSRLRWLTAGESHGPALVATLEGLPAGVPITTDMVADHLARRRLGYGRGARMKFERDEVTFLGGVRHGLTMGSPVAVMVGNTEWPKWEKVMAADPVDPDELAQLARNAPLTRPRPGHADLAGMQKYALEEARPILERASARETAARVALGAVARSYLKETTGIEIVSHVVELAAAKAPYGVVPVPADEERLDADPVRCLDADASKAMVAEIDQAHKDGDTLGGVVEVLAYNVPVGLGSHVHWDRRLDARLAAALMGIQAIKGVEVGDGFELARVPGSKAHDEIVPTDEGVRRTSGRSGGTEGGMTTGELLRVRAAMKPIATVPRALKTIDVETGEPAAAHHQRSDVCAVPAAGIVAEAMVALVLADAVAEKFGGDSVTETRRNVRGYLDNLHIR; encoded by the coding sequence TTGAGCAGGTTGCGTTGGCTGACCGCGGGCGAGTCGCACGGACCCGCACTGGTGGCGACGCTGGAGGGTCTTCCCGCCGGTGTGCCCATCACCACCGACATGGTGGCGGACCATCTCGCCCGGCGGCGCCTCGGCTATGGGCGCGGTGCCCGGATGAAGTTCGAGCGTGACGAGGTCACCTTCCTCGGGGGTGTGCGCCACGGTCTGACCATGGGGTCGCCGGTGGCCGTCATGGTCGGCAACACCGAGTGGCCGAAGTGGGAGAAGGTCATGGCGGCCGACCCCGTCGACCCCGACGAGCTGGCCCAGCTCGCCCGCAACGCGCCGCTGACCCGGCCCCGGCCCGGTCACGCCGACCTCGCCGGCATGCAGAAGTACGCGCTCGAAGAGGCGCGCCCGATCCTGGAGCGCGCGAGCGCCCGGGAGACCGCGGCACGCGTCGCGCTCGGCGCGGTGGCCCGGTCGTACCTGAAGGAGACGACGGGCATCGAGATCGTCTCCCACGTGGTGGAGCTGGCCGCGGCCAAGGCGCCGTACGGGGTGGTCCCCGTCCCCGCCGACGAGGAACGCCTCGACGCGGACCCGGTGCGCTGCCTCGACGCCGACGCGAGCAAGGCGATGGTCGCCGAGATCGACCAGGCCCACAAGGACGGCGACACCCTCGGCGGCGTGGTCGAGGTCCTGGCGTACAACGTGCCGGTCGGCCTCGGATCGCACGTCCACTGGGACCGCCGGCTCGACGCGCGCCTCGCGGCCGCCCTGATGGGCATCCAGGCCATCAAGGGCGTCGAGGTCGGCGACGGCTTCGAGCTGGCGCGGGTGCCCGGCTCCAAGGCTCACGACGAGATCGTCCCCACCGACGAGGGCGTCCGCCGCACGTCCGGTCGCTCCGGCGGCACCGAGGGCGGCATGACCACCGGTGAGCTGCTGCGCGTCCGCGCCGCGATGAAGCCGATCGCGACCGTGCCGCGGGCCCTGAAGACCATCGACGTCGAGACGGGCGAGCCCGCGGCGGCCCACCACCAGCGTTCCGACGTGTGCGCCGTGCCCGCCGCGGGCATCGTGGCCGAGGCGATGGTGGCCCTCGTCCTCGCGGACGCCGTCGCCGAGAAGTTCGGCGGCGACAGCGTCACCGAGACGCGCCGCAACGTCCGCGGTTACCTCGACAACCTCCACATCCGGTGA